A DNA window from Aminipila luticellarii contains the following coding sequences:
- a CDS encoding metal-dependent hydrolase family protein, with the protein MNMRKIAFTGGLLINGTGKNPIENSLVLVSDKKIEYAGILKNFGEDYEQIDITGQTVMPGLIDTHLHFSGNLTDNDNDWILEDPIQKTVVAVQQAHECLERGLTTVGEISRSGLHIRNMVEAGVMQGPRIVGTGLGFCRTGGHGDSHRLPSGYNDLSHPWAERVDGPWELRKAVRRRLRENPDAIKIWSTGGGIWRWDQKLDQHYTFEEIKAVVEECDMVGIPVWSHAEGYSGALDSVRAGVHLIIHGQTLNEECLDRMAEKGIYFCPTIQFLHEWFKTYAPTYIPEIHDQIHDQYEGETVAEKELNRVYENLRKARSKGIGLTIGSDSFCSALTPYGTTAIGEIYSFVEKAGIAPMDAIVSATKTGADMLKVGHITGTLEKGKFADLIVIKGNPLVRIRDLSAENMSVIMKEGSFVKSI; encoded by the coding sequence ATGAACATGCGTAAAATAGCGTTTACCGGCGGCCTGCTGATCAACGGAACCGGTAAAAATCCCATTGAAAATTCGTTAGTACTCGTATCGGATAAAAAAATTGAATATGCCGGCATTTTAAAAAATTTTGGCGAAGATTATGAGCAAATTGACATAACGGGTCAGACCGTCATGCCCGGCCTGATCGATACGCATTTACATTTTTCGGGTAATCTCACAGATAACGACAATGATTGGATTCTGGAAGATCCCATACAAAAAACAGTGGTGGCGGTACAGCAGGCTCACGAGTGTTTAGAGCGTGGGCTGACAACAGTGGGCGAAATCTCCCGTTCAGGCCTTCATATCCGAAACATGGTAGAAGCCGGCGTTATGCAGGGTCCCCGCATTGTCGGCACCGGCCTGGGATTTTGCCGTACCGGAGGTCATGGAGACAGCCACAGGCTCCCATCCGGATATAATGACCTGTCCCATCCGTGGGCGGAACGGGTGGATGGCCCTTGGGAGCTTCGGAAAGCGGTAAGAAGAAGGCTTCGTGAAAATCCGGATGCGATTAAAATATGGAGTACCGGAGGCGGAATCTGGCGTTGGGATCAAAAGCTGGATCAGCATTACACCTTTGAGGAAATAAAAGCGGTCGTAGAAGAATGCGACATGGTGGGCATCCCGGTCTGGTCCCATGCGGAGGGATACAGCGGTGCTCTGGATTCTGTCCGGGCAGGCGTCCATCTGATTATTCACGGTCAGACTTTGAACGAGGAATGTTTAGATCGGATGGCCGAAAAGGGCATTTATTTTTGTCCGACCATCCAGTTTCTTCACGAATGGTTCAAGACCTATGCTCCCACATACATTCCCGAGATTCATGATCAGATTCATGATCAGTATGAGGGGGAGACGGTGGCAGAAAAAGAATTGAATCGAGTATATGAAAATCTTCGGAAGGCCCGCTCAAAAGGGATTGGGCTGACCATCGGCTCCGATTCCTTCTGCTCTGCATTAACCCCGTACGGCACAACCGCTATCGGAGAAATCTACTCCTTTGTTGAAAAGGCTGGTATTGCTCCCATGGACGCCATTGTTTCCGCCACGAAAACCGGAGCGGATATGCTGAAGGTCGGACACATAACCGGAACGTTGGAGAAAGGAAAGTTTGCTGATTTGATCGTTATAAAGGGAAATCCGTTGGTAAGAATAAGAGATCTTTCCGCAGAGAATATGAGCGTAATCATGAAGGAAGGCTCTTTTGTCAAATCAATCTGA
- a CDS encoding HAMP domain-containing sensor histidine kinase: MKKDKRKKGSFFSLLIKNYIAFTVVNVILVLSIFSLGTLALGAHLKMAKGDISSSVKLLEKGQYERVKPYTLVGPKGYFEILDKNNKVVYTSDQKRSRGVYTKGELECIQDYTGNVYRFCSRYKDPDDQPLVVVQSEHYEENHRRSDYFQIFDQNRDVVMASTNAPEKRHYTKREFTYLTNDLDDDLEISKYTFEGNDGKDYKLIMNMTFSDQRSLAAYSHGLIVIDIGIILCYILSIFGFVLWLSRKIKKPLYTLSNAMQAFADGDRNQEVKYKGSAEFVQICDSFNNMSEQLRESEQAKIKMEEQRQKMLADISHDLKTPITTIQGYAKALADEMIAPENQKKYLNKIYGKSVELTDLINTFYEYSKLEHPDFSFSLQPIEIYEFLREYLAGRYEEISDKGFELELDIPEKHALCKIDAPQLKRGFDNIVNNSIKHNPKGTKLFVHVSEEHDQTGKAAVQIIFADNGVGIPEDIALSIFDPFVVGDDSRNSAQGSGLGLSISKKIIEGHGGRITLERNQTREHKTVFKIWIPQEE; the protein is encoded by the coding sequence TTGAAAAAAGATAAACGCAAAAAAGGAAGCTTCTTTTCGCTTCTGATAAAAAATTATATTGCATTTACTGTGGTAAATGTTATTTTAGTCCTATCCATTTTTTCGCTGGGAACTTTAGCACTGGGGGCGCATTTAAAAATGGCAAAAGGGGATATAAGCTCATCGGTGAAATTGTTGGAAAAAGGCCAGTATGAACGGGTAAAACCCTATACACTGGTAGGCCCCAAGGGGTATTTTGAAATTCTGGACAAGAACAATAAGGTGGTCTATACCAGTGATCAAAAGAGAAGCAGAGGGGTCTATACCAAGGGCGAACTGGAATGCATCCAGGATTATACGGGAAATGTGTACAGATTTTGCTCTCGATATAAGGACCCGGATGACCAGCCGCTTGTGGTGGTACAATCAGAACACTATGAGGAAAATCACCGCAGATCCGATTATTTTCAGATTTTTGATCAGAATCGGGATGTGGTGATGGCCAGTACCAATGCACCGGAGAAAAGGCACTATACCAAAAGAGAATTTACCTATTTGACCAATGACCTGGATGATGATCTGGAAATCAGCAAATATACATTTGAGGGCAACGACGGCAAGGATTATAAGCTCATCATGAATATGACATTCTCCGATCAGAGAAGCCTTGCAGCGTACTCTCACGGACTGATTGTCATAGATATCGGCATTATCCTGTGTTATATTTTATCTATATTTGGCTTTGTCCTGTGGCTTTCGAGAAAGATAAAAAAGCCGCTGTATACTTTAAGCAATGCCATGCAGGCTTTTGCGGACGGGGACAGAAATCAGGAGGTAAAATACAAAGGTTCAGCCGAGTTCGTTCAAATTTGTGACAGTTTTAATAATATGTCCGAACAGCTTAGAGAAAGCGAACAGGCCAAAATAAAAATGGAGGAACAGAGGCAGAAGATGCTGGCGGATATATCTCACGATTTAAAAACGCCCATTACTACCATACAGGGTTATGCAAAGGCTTTAGCGGATGAAATGATCGCTCCGGAGAATCAAAAAAAGTATTTGAATAAAATTTATGGAAAGTCTGTTGAACTGACCGATCTGATCAATACCTTTTATGAATACAGCAAGCTGGAGCATCCGGATTTTTCCTTCAGCCTTCAGCCTATTGAAATATATGAATTTCTGAGGGAATACTTAGCAGGCAGATATGAGGAGATCAGTGACAAGGGCTTTGAATTGGAGCTGGACATACCTGAAAAGCATGCTCTTTGCAAAATTGACGCCCCTCAATTAAAGCGCGGGTTCGATAATATCGTAAACAACTCCATCAAACACAATCCCAAAGGAACTAAACTGTTTGTACACGTTTCCGAGGAGCATGATCAGACCGGAAAAGCAGCCGTTCAAATTATTTTCGCAGATAATGGCGTAGGCATCCCAGAAGACATTGCCCTGTCCATATTTGATCCCTTTGTAGTGGGGGATGATTCAAGAAACAGCGCGCAGGGCTCCGGATTAGGCTTGTCCATCAGCAAAAAAATTATCGAAGGACACGGAGGGCGTATCACCCTTGAGAGGAATCAGACCCGAGAACATAAAACCGTATTTAAAATATGGATTCCTCAGGAGGAATAA
- a CDS encoding response regulator transcription factor, whose translation MRYKILVAEDDESIVELLKLYLENEGYEVYAAGDGLQAMDILSKTDIDLAVLDIMMPKLNGYEVTKKIRAVSHIPILILSAKNLDSDKIIGLDLGADDYMTKPFNPLEIIARVKAALRRYYKLNDRTGQPFVLGTKMIVGELELDPEKLELTKCGKEISLTPTEYKIILLLMKAPGRVYTKAQIYETISGEYFESDDNTMMVHISKLREKIERDPKNPEYIKTIRGLGYKIEKR comes from the coding sequence ATGAGGTATAAGATTCTTGTAGCGGAGGACGACGAATCCATAGTGGAACTTTTAAAACTGTATTTGGAGAATGAGGGCTATGAGGTATATGCCGCAGGAGACGGGCTTCAAGCGATGGATATTTTAAGTAAAACGGATATTGATTTAGCGGTATTAGATATCATGATGCCAAAGCTGAACGGATATGAGGTGACCAAAAAGATCCGGGCTGTAAGTCATATACCCATTCTCATCCTGTCCGCAAAAAACTTGGACAGCGATAAAATTATCGGATTGGATCTGGGTGCGGATGACTATATGACGAAGCCCTTTAATCCGCTGGAAATCATTGCAAGAGTCAAGGCCGCTTTAAGAAGGTATTATAAACTGAACGACAGGACCGGGCAGCCCTTCGTTCTGGGAACGAAAATGATCGTAGGCGAGCTGGAGCTGGATCCGGAGAAGCTGGAACTGACCAAATGCGGAAAAGAGATTTCTCTGACGCCTACGGAATATAAAATCATTCTATTGCTCATGAAAGCTCCCGGAAGGGTCTATACGAAAGCACAGATTTATGAAACCATAAGCGGCGAATATTTTGAGAGCGATGATAACACTATGATGGTGCATATTTCAAAGCTTCGTGAAAAAATTGAAAGAGATCCCAAAAATCCGGAATATATAAAAACAATCAGGGGGCTTGGATATAAAATTGAAAAAAGATAA
- the spoIIID gene encoding sporulation transcriptional regulator SpoIIID: MKDYIEERVLELARYILDTNSTVRATAKKFRVSKSTVHKDITERLQEINPGLAAEVKAVLDTNKAERHIRGGLATKEKYHSRSSK, translated from the coding sequence ATGAAGGATTACATAGAGGAAAGAGTCCTGGAACTGGCCAGGTACATTCTTGATACAAATTCTACGGTCAGGGCTACTGCTAAAAAGTTCAGGGTCAGCAAAAGTACGGTACATAAAGATATTACGGAAAGACTGCAGGAGATCAATCCGGGGCTCGCCGCTGAAGTAAAGGCAGTTCTGGACACAAACAAAGCGGAACGACATATACGAGGCGGTCTCGCAACAAAGGAAAAATATCATTCCAGATCATCCAAATAG
- a CDS encoding GGDEF domain-containing response regulator: MMDMKNKIVLICNNPVFLTAISKTSKKDCYIVEQADIIQNESALEKYGTNMKLAVVEANKWGNEPADLSRFIKNFKEDENFLFLLICDQGQQKLAVQAVRMGAIDVILMPCESEIIQKRVNNILRLLHLRQQVLRDPLTKIYNRAAFENAVRRLMKQEKAQAAFIMIDLDDFKYLNDTYGHDVGDMVLIRVARILTEVLDQKDVIGRMGGDEFAVFVPSIYSKENFLQKVEVIFSRLRIKFTKKGKEVNVSGSIGIAFFPEYGIDFNRLYRNADRAQYQSKNNGKHSIKIYGSDKTH; the protein is encoded by the coding sequence ATGATGGATATGAAGAACAAAATAGTACTTATATGCAATAATCCGGTCTTTTTGACTGCCATATCAAAGACTTCGAAGAAGGATTGCTATATCGTTGAACAGGCAGATATTATCCAGAATGAAAGCGCATTGGAAAAATACGGAACCAACATGAAATTGGCTGTTGTGGAAGCAAATAAGTGGGGAAATGAACCCGCAGACCTTTCCCGTTTCATTAAAAATTTTAAAGAGGATGAGAATTTCCTGTTTTTACTGATCTGTGACCAAGGACAGCAGAAATTGGCTGTTCAGGCAGTTCGCATGGGAGCCATCGATGTGATTCTGATGCCGTGTGAGTCCGAGATCATTCAAAAAAGAGTGAATAATATCCTCCGGCTCCTTCATTTAAGGCAACAGGTACTGAGGGATCCGCTGACAAAGATCTATAACCGTGCGGCATTTGAAAATGCCGTGCGCCGGTTGATGAAGCAGGAGAAGGCTCAGGCCGCATTTATTATGATTGATCTGGACGATTTTAAATATTTAAATGATACATATGGCCATGATGTGGGGGATATGGTTTTAATACGAGTTGCCAGAATTTTGACAGAAGTGCTGGATCAAAAAGATGTGATCGGAAGAATGGGAGGAGATGAGTTCGCTGTATTTGTTCCTTCTATTTATTCAAAAGAGAATTTCCTGCAAAAGGTTGAAGTGATTTTCAGCAGGCTCAGAATTAAGTTTACAAAGAAAGGAAAAGAAGTAAATGTGAGCGGCTCCATTGGAATTGCATTTTTCCCTGAGTATGGGATAGACTTTAACAGACTCTACAGAAATGCGGATAGGGCCCAATACCAGTCAAAAAATAATGGAAAACATAGCATTAAAATTTACGGATCTGATAAAACGCATTAA
- a CDS encoding helix-turn-helix domain-containing protein: MFHTRSKDGSNNICGKKIRAFRESQPMRYSQRMLADEMQRNGVDMDKNVIQRIESGERFVTDIELKVFAKILGISCDDLLK; the protein is encoded by the coding sequence ATGTTTCATACCAGAAGTAAAGATGGATCAAATAATATCTGTGGTAAAAAAATTCGTGCCTTTAGGGAGTCTCAGCCAATGCGGTATTCGCAGCGGATGCTGGCCGACGAAATGCAGCGCAACGGGGTAGACATGGACAAAAACGTCATTCAACGTATTGAAAGCGGAGAGCGTTTTGTCACCGATATTGAATTGAAGGTATTTGCAAAAATATTGGGCATATCCTGTGATGATTTATTAAAATAA
- a CDS encoding M56 family metallopeptidase, whose product MDFLIHMTMIFSVTTILILAIKLIFKNKFTPGWHVFIWVILMVRLASPMLPESDVSVFNFVPDWSETYADFIDHKTEQQISPGQEAIRPDQGNAETGLDENTAAASDGSSGTAGGADQKAFGESPESSWFRFGEKWILTLYWAGGAVLAAGLLLSYGRLLRRLKHLPLCRDAEVLGILNECQEQAGIGGKQILLKEGADSPILAGIFRPVIYISEKYEPEEIKHVFYHELCHYKGKDNIWNALAIAVLCFNWFNPLAWYAFKTFKYDLEVYCDYRAVRLTGERKAYAELLLKTVSANSPAFFVNGLESGEKEVSRRIKKLAYFKSPKLWGSIAGLLLIGILSVFCLTNASDISSKKQLISVCGPANEWGAYMLEVPLSWGKDYEEVIPEQPPYSENVVFHDKNGKQTVELTYKMLDLAENETTLPDSNVKSLSGSVDYEQKINQVIKQSGAYSGKADQIKVKKLEVDSSELWEAYQVKYWKASKLIRTEIYLIAGKYTRIVPVLCTENDKITGKELIQTALTLKKVEDPSQYRPKEKADMLTDAKTGIGVPGGAYDVSKLIQDYLQHYVDTKMPPDRAVKAFKIYSLKEITPAKDIPGIIDEGVISGESVPWHIIYPTARVYQVDYELIPEDKDKYADTAGGGFEMTKEGHKHYQKSYAVFYSYLAEGSYEAVFLGFLHESSLAEYGMDYSVLSRIDGYYEQEILPQVLEDARVQYVGDPSAVGKLLGLLPLHEYTNGMELQTKEEPYGITVNYKIGRAEPYDMEAGGALSAWPEKDGDLSGIYSKRAPSELNFYIERQLQKNTQYLFSGIDNVKSVNIICESPYLKHNYKLVYKDPYNEGSK is encoded by the coding sequence ATGGATTTTTTAATACATATGACGATGATTTTTTCAGTGACGACCATTTTGATTCTGGCAATAAAATTAATTTTTAAAAATAAATTTACGCCCGGATGGCATGTATTTATCTGGGTCATACTGATGGTGAGACTAGCGTCTCCCATGCTGCCTGAAAGTGATGTCAGCGTCTTTAATTTTGTTCCGGACTGGTCGGAAACATATGCGGATTTTATAGATCATAAAACGGAGCAACAAATAAGTCCAGGGCAGGAGGCAATCCGTCCGGATCAGGGGAATGCGGAAACCGGCCTTGATGAAAATACGGCAGCAGCTTCGGACGGCAGTTCAGGTACGGCTGGCGGGGCTGACCAAAAGGCTTTCGGTGAATCTCCTGAAAGTAGCTGGTTTCGGTTTGGAGAAAAGTGGATCCTGACCCTGTACTGGGCAGGCGGAGCCGTACTTGCGGCAGGCTTGCTCCTCTCCTACGGACGGCTGCTCAGGCGGTTGAAGCACCTGCCCTTGTGCCGGGATGCGGAAGTGCTGGGTATTTTAAATGAATGCCAAGAACAAGCCGGAATCGGCGGTAAGCAGATTCTTTTAAAAGAAGGGGCAGACTCTCCCATCTTGGCGGGAATATTCAGGCCGGTCATTTATATATCCGAAAAATATGAACCCGAAGAAATAAAGCATGTTTTTTACCATGAGCTTTGCCATTATAAGGGGAAAGATAATATATGGAATGCCCTGGCTATTGCGGTGCTTTGCTTTAACTGGTTTAATCCGCTGGCATGGTATGCTTTTAAAACCTTTAAATATGACTTGGAAGTATACTGCGATTATAGAGCGGTAAGGCTTACGGGAGAACGAAAGGCCTATGCCGAGCTTCTCTTGAAAACTGTTTCAGCCAATTCCCCGGCCTTTTTTGTAAACGGCTTAGAAAGCGGAGAGAAAGAAGTGAGCAGGCGCATCAAGAAGCTGGCGTATTTTAAAAGTCCTAAGCTTTGGGGAAGCATCGCCGGTCTGTTGCTGATTGGAATATTGTCTGTTTTTTGTTTGACGAACGCCTCGGATATTTCATCGAAAAAGCAGCTTATCAGCGTATGTGGGCCTGCTAACGAATGGGGCGCCTATATGCTGGAAGTGCCGCTTTCCTGGGGAAAAGATTATGAAGAGGTGATACCGGAACAGCCGCCCTACAGTGAAAATGTGGTGTTTCATGATAAAAACGGAAAACAGACAGTGGAACTGACGTATAAAATGTTGGATCTTGCTGAAAATGAAACCACTTTGCCTGATTCCAATGTGAAAAGTTTGTCCGGCAGTGTAGATTACGAACAAAAAATCAACCAAGTGATAAAGCAGTCCGGAGCGTATTCTGGAAAGGCGGATCAGATAAAGGTTAAAAAACTAGAGGTAGATTCTTCTGAACTTTGGGAGGCCTATCAAGTAAAATATTGGAAGGCTTCCAAGCTGATCCGAACAGAGATCTATTTGATTGCGGGTAAGTATACGAGGATTGTGCCCGTTCTTTGCACGGAAAATGATAAAATTACCGGAAAAGAACTGATACAGACCGCTCTGACTTTGAAAAAGGTGGAAGATCCTTCTCAATACAGACCGAAAGAGAAAGCGGATATGCTTACGGATGCGAAAACGGGCATCGGCGTACCCGGCGGGGCATACGATGTCTCCAAATTGATTCAGGATTATCTTCAACATTATGTTGACACTAAAATGCCGCCGGATCGGGCTGTTAAAGCTTTTAAAATATACAGCTTGAAGGAAATAACACCGGCAAAGGACATTCCCGGAATAATAGACGAGGGTGTGATTTCGGGAGAAAGTGTGCCATGGCATATCATTTACCCCACCGCCAGAGTGTATCAGGTGGATTACGAACTTATCCCGGAGGATAAAGACAAATATGCGGATACAGCGGGAGGCGGTTTCGAGATGACTAAGGAAGGGCATAAGCATTACCAAAAGAGCTATGCCGTATTTTACAGTTATTTGGCAGAGGGATCCTATGAAGCTGTATTTTTGGGCTTTCTTCACGAAAGCTCCTTGGCGGAATATGGAATGGATTATTCCGTATTGAGCCGGATTGACGGCTATTATGAGCAGGAGATCCTGCCTCAGGTGCTGGAAGATGCCCGGGTTCAATATGTGGGAGATCCCAGTGCGGTAGGAAAGCTGCTGGGTCTGCTGCCGCTGCACGAGTATACAAATGGGATGGAGCTGCAAACGAAGGAAGAGCCCTATGGGATCACGGTGAATTATAAAATCGGGAGGGCGGAGCCCTATGATATGGAAGCCGGCGGAGCTTTAAGTGCATGGCCTGAAAAGGACGGAGATCTTTCCGGAATTTACAGTAAAAGAGCACCGTCCGAATTGAATTTCTATATAGAAAGGCAGCTCCAGAAAAATACACAGTACCTTTTTTCCGGGATAGATAATGTAAAATCCGTCAATATTATCTGCGAAAGTCCTTATTTAAAACACAATTATAAACTGGTCTACAAGGATCCTTATAATGAGGGAAGCAAATAA
- a CDS encoding BlaI/MecI/CopY family transcriptional regulator, with product MRNSSMSISDSEWKIMKILWDSPHITLKEIAGKAGGSGWSYTTVRTLVNRLAEKGAIAADKSAANTFRYYPVAVEEECQMKEVKSLLRKVFDGSASMLVSALAKDSDLSEREREELRSIIDKMDK from the coding sequence ATGAGAAACAGCAGCATGAGTATCAGTGATTCGGAATGGAAGATCATGAAAATCCTTTGGGATTCACCCCATATCACCTTAAAAGAGATTGCCGGAAAAGCCGGCGGGTCCGGCTGGAGCTATACGACGGTCAGAACGCTGGTCAATCGATTGGCAGAGAAGGGCGCCATAGCGGCCGATAAATCTGCCGCCAATACCTTTCGGTATTATCCGGTGGCCGTTGAAGAAGAATGCCAGATGAAGGAAGTAAAATCGCTTCTTCGAAAGGTGTTTGACGGATCTGCTTCCATGCTGGTCTCTGCCTTGGCAAAGGATTCGGATTTATCGGAAAGGGAACGGGAAGAGCTCAGAAGCATTATAGATAAGATGGATAAATGA
- a CDS encoding CTP synthase, which translates to MNKKYIFVTGGVVSGLGKGITAASLGRLLKSRGLKVAAQKLDPYINVDPGTMSPYQHGEVFVTEDGAETDLDLGHYERFIDEDLNQFSNLTTGKVYWNVLTKERNGEYLGSTVQVIPHITNEIKSFIYKVGKTSQAEVIITEIGGTTGDIESQPFLEAIRQVSLEVGKENCLFIHVTLVPYIKSSGEHKSKPTQHSVKELRSLGISPDIIVMRADEPIDEGIRQKISLFCNVKPDCVIENITLPVLYQAPVMLEESNFSWIVCRELGINAGPCDMTEWNQMLERIEKRNRDVKIAIVGKYVKLHDAYLSVAEALCHAGYENGSRIQIKWVDSEEVTEKNVISQLGDAAGILVPGGFGDRGIEGKICAARYAREKDIPYLGICLGMQIAVIEFARHVLGIADAHSSEFLPEGKHSVIDFMPDQSGDIPKGGTMRLGAYPCRVKDHTILAQAYGKEIVQERHRHRYEFNNDYRDRFLKAGMEISGTSPDGRLVEAVELPGNLFHIGVQYHPEFKSRPNKAHPLFREFVKAALKIK; encoded by the coding sequence ATGAATAAGAAGTATATTTTTGTGACAGGCGGTGTCGTATCCGGTCTGGGGAAAGGAATTACGGCAGCATCCCTGGGGAGGCTTTTAAAGTCCAGGGGCTTGAAGGTCGCTGCTCAGAAGCTGGATCCGTATATTAATGTGGATCCGGGAACCATGAGCCCATATCAGCATGGTGAAGTCTTTGTAACCGAGGACGGTGCGGAAACAGACTTGGATTTAGGGCACTATGAACGGTTTATAGATGAGGATTTAAACCAGTTCTCCAATTTGACCACCGGTAAAGTATACTGGAATGTTCTGACAAAGGAGCGTAATGGCGAATATCTGGGAAGCACGGTTCAGGTCATCCCTCACATCACCAATGAGATCAAAAGCTTTATATATAAGGTGGGAAAAACCAGTCAGGCCGAAGTGATCATAACCGAGATAGGCGGAACCACCGGGGACATAGAAAGCCAGCCATTTCTGGAGGCCATCCGTCAGGTATCTTTAGAAGTGGGGAAAGAAAACTGTTTATTCATCCACGTGACGCTGGTTCCGTATATCAAAAGCTCCGGAGAACATAAATCAAAGCCTACTCAGCACTCGGTCAAAGAGCTGCGCTCCCTTGGGATTTCTCCGGATATTATCGTGATGCGCGCCGATGAGCCCATTGACGAAGGTATCCGTCAGAAAATCTCCCTGTTCTGCAATGTGAAACCGGATTGCGTTATTGAAAATATCACCTTGCCGGTGTTGTACCAGGCACCGGTCATGCTGGAGGAAAGTAATTTTTCGTGGATTGTATGCAGAGAATTGGGAATCAATGCAGGTCCTTGCGATATGACAGAATGGAATCAGATGCTGGAACGAATCGAAAAGAGAAATCGGGATGTGAAGATCGCCATCGTCGGCAAATATGTGAAGCTGCACGACGCATATCTTTCTGTGGCAGAAGCACTTTGTCACGCCGGTTATGAAAATGGCAGCCGAATTCAAATAAAATGGGTGGATTCGGAAGAAGTAACGGAAAAGAATGTTATATCGCAATTAGGCGATGCTGCTGGGATTTTAGTGCCGGGAGGCTTTGGGGATCGGGGTATAGAAGGAAAGATCTGTGCCGCCCGGTATGCCCGGGAAAAGGATATTCCGTACCTGGGAATATGCCTTGGCATGCAGATTGCCGTGATTGAATTTGCCCGGCATGTACTCGGAATAGCCGATGCTCATTCCAGTGAATTTTTACCGGAGGGAAAACATTCCGTGATCGATTTTATGCCGGATCAGTCCGGTGACATTCCAAAAGGCGGTACTATGAGGCTTGGTGCATATCCGTGCAGGGTGAAAGACCATACGATTCTGGCTCAGGCCTATGGAAAGGAAATCGTACAGGAAAGGCACAGACACAGATATGAATTTAACAATGACTACAGAGACCGCTTCTTGAAAGCCGGGATGGAGATCAGCGGAACCTCGCCGGACGGACGGCTGGTAGAAGCAGTGGAGCTTCCGGGAAATCTCTTCCATATAGGCGTTCAGTACCACCCTGAATTTAAAAGCCGGCCCAATAAGGCGCATCCCCTGTTCCGGGAATTTGTTAAAGCGGCACTAAAAATAAAATAA
- a CDS encoding threonine aldolase family protein has protein sequence MIFLRCDYSEGAHPQILEALVKTNMEQTVGYGEDPHCINAAQMIRKRIGREDADVHFFVGGTQTNFTSITAFLRPHEAVIAPARAHICVHETGAVEARGHKIVTVPTTDAKLDPDQIDETIRYHEDEHFVKPKMVFISDTTELGTLYKKSELQEIKKRCEKYGLYLYLDGARLASALTSPENDMTIEDIAHLTDAFYIGGTKNGALFGEALILLNPELKKEFRWIMKQSGSMLAKGRLLGVQFEEFFKDNLYFELGQHANDMSKLLRDGIAAKGYRFLTDSPSNQIFPIFPNKLVSELEEKISFEKECPVGDNEYCIRFVTSWATPKEDIEKVLAML, from the coding sequence ATGATATTTTTAAGATGTGACTACAGTGAAGGTGCTCATCCCCAGATTTTAGAAGCACTGGTTAAAACGAATATGGAACAGACTGTCGGTTATGGAGAAGATCCTCACTGTATAAATGCCGCTCAAATGATTCGGAAGAGAATTGGAAGAGAGGACGCAGATGTGCACTTCTTCGTAGGAGGAACACAGACGAATTTTACTTCTATCACAGCTTTCCTCAGACCGCATGAGGCCGTAATCGCTCCTGCCAGAGCGCATATCTGCGTGCACGAAACGGGAGCCGTGGAAGCCCGGGGGCATAAAATTGTTACCGTGCCTACGACGGATGCCAAGCTGGATCCCGACCAGATCGACGAAACCATCCGATATCACGAGGATGAACATTTTGTAAAACCGAAAATGGTCTTTATCTCCGACACCACGGAGCTGGGTACCCTTTACAAAAAATCGGAGCTGCAGGAAATCAAAAAAAGATGTGAAAAATACGGCTTATATTTATATTTAGACGGAGCAAGACTGGCATCTGCCCTGACTTCTCCTGAAAACGATATGACGATTGAAGATATTGCCCATCTGACAGATGCCTTTTATATCGGCGGTACAAAAAACGGTGCACTGTTCGGAGAAGCACTGATCCTTTTAAATCCTGAATTAAAAAAAGAATTTCGATGGATCATGAAGCAGAGCGGTTCCATGCTGGCAAAAGGAAGATTGCTGGGCGTCCAATTTGAAGAATTCTTTAAGGACAATCTTTACTTCGAATTAGGGCAGCACGCCAACGATATGTCCAAACTGCTGAGAGACGGTATTGCGGCAAAAGGATATCGATTCCTTACGGATTCCCCAAGCAATCAAATTTTTCCGATCTTCCCAAATAAACTGGTCTCAGAACTGGAAGAAAAAATTTCCTTTGAAAAGGAATGCCCGGTGGGCGACAACGAATATTGCATTCGTTTTGTGACCTCTTGGGCTACACCAAAGGAAGATATCGAAAAAGTACTGGCTATGCTGTAA